TGGAAAGGTGGGACCAGTGCGACTTTGCAGTAGATTTAAAGGAACTGGAAGGGCGAGTTTGTTATGGGGGACTAGACTTATCTTCTTCAACAGATATTACAGCTTTTGTTTTAGTTTTTCCTCCAATCGATGAAGAAGATAAATATTGGGTACTGCCCTATTTTTGGATACCTGAAGAAACAATGGAACTCAGAGTTAGACGAGACCGGGTTCCTTATGATCTTTGGCACCGTCAAGGTTTTATGCAAACAACTGAAGGTAATGTAGTTCACTACGGTTTCATTGAAAAGTTTATAGAAGATTTAGGCACACAATTTAATATTCGTGAGATTGCATTTGACCGTTGGGGAGCTGTTCAAATGGTTCAAAACCTTGAAGGTATGGGTTTTACAGTCGTTCCATTTGGCCAAGGCTTTAAAGATATGAGCCCTCCAACTAAAGAGTTGATGAAACTAGTATTAGAAAGGAAAATAGCACACGACTCTCACCCTGTCTTGAGGTGGATGTTTGATAACATTTTCATTCGAACAGACCCAGCAGGAAACATTAAACCAGACA
The nucleotide sequence above comes from Bacteroidia bacterium. Encoded proteins:
- a CDS encoding terminase large subunit — protein: YGAQEDDDWTSPEVWKKANPSLGHTIDIEKVEVACESARQTPQEENVFRQLRLNQWVKQSVRWMPMERWDQCDFAVDLKELEGRVCYGGLDLSSSTDITAFVLVFPPIDEEDKYWVLPYFWIPEETMELRVRRDRVPYDLWHRQGFMQTTEGNVVHYGFIEKFIEDLGTQFNIREIAFDRWGAVQMVQNLEGMGFTVVPFGQGFKDMSPPTKELMKLVLERKIAHDSHPVLRWMFDNIFIRTDPAGNIKPDKAKSTEKIDGAVATIMALDRAIRCGNATNQSVYDERGLLFI